A region of the Litchfieldia alkalitelluris genome:
TACGACTGTTGAGGGAGTACTAGAAGTTGATCCAGAGACGCTGGATAACTCTGTCACAATTACTTCTCATGTGGAAGAAGAAATTGAAGTCGATACAGATTCTATTACTCTTAAAGGGAAATCTACTGGAAAAGATATTCAAACATTATATTACTCAGTATTTGATGAAAGTGATAACGTTCCAGAGAGAATTCCAGTGGCTGGTTTAAGAGATTGGGAGATTAATATTGCTTTAACACCAGGAATTCACCGCATTGTTGTGTTTGGTGAAGATCTAGAAGGTAATGTAATAGGAGATGAAATGACGGTCTCTTATAAAAATGATGAAGATGCCGATGAGCTTCCATACTCAATGGAAATCGAGCTGAAAACATCTCCAACGAATCCGGATAGTGATGAAGACAAGCTGCCAGATGGGTATGAATATTTAATTTTAGGCACGGATCCAGCGAAGGCCGATACAGATGAAAATGGCGTTTCTGATGCGGATGAGGATGCTGATCAAGATGGCTTAACAAATCTTGAAGAAATGGAGCTAGGTCTAGATCCATTAAACCCTGACTCTGACCATGATGGATTATCTGATGGAGAGGAAGTAAACACACATAACACGGATCCATTAAAAGAAGACACTGATGAGGACGGCTTATCAGATGAAGATGAACTTATCTTAGGTTTTGACCCTCTGAAAAAGGATACTGATGGTAATGGAATCATAGATTCAGAAGAAGTTCTTGAACAACCTCTGAATGAAGAGACAATGAGTGAAGTGGTTAAAGAAGACAGCCCAATCATTCCTAGCATTACCATTAAAGGTTCAGGTAATTTAAATGATAGTGTGATCGTTACGGATCAGGAAGATCATGTTGTCATGAACACGATTCCTGGGTTAGTCGGTGATCCAATCGATATCAAGTCATTAACAGACTTTGAAGAAGCGACGATTTCTTTTAGCCTGAAAGAAGGTGTTCCAGCTGATCGAAACCTAGAAGATTATGTGGTTGCATGGTTTGATGATGAGCAAAATAAGCTGGTGCCATTAGAATCTAGTTATACACCAGAAACGAATACAATTTCTGCTAAAACTGATCACTTCAGCTATTACCTTTTACTAGATGCTGTTACACTTCGTAAGGAAACAGACGCTGGCAATGTCGAGGATAAAATAGAAAAAGGAAAAGCAGATGTAGCATTTGTAATTGATTCAACCGGATCAATGGGAGGCACGATTAATAACGTTAAATCAAACATTAACTCCTTCGTTGATCGCTTAGATGCAAATAAAGTAGATGTTCGATTAGGTTTAGTTGATTACAAGGACATTGATGCAGATGGACCTGAATCAACGGTGAATCATGGTTGGTTTGAAGACCCGACTTCTTTTAGAAATAAATTGAACAGGGTATATGCAAATGGTGGTGGCGATGATCCAGAATCAGCTGTCGACGCTTTAGAAGAAGGAAGACTAATGGGCTTTCAAGAAAATAAAGCGAAATTCATGATCCTAGTAACAGATATAGATTATCATGAAAAAACTAGATTTGAAGGCTTAGATTCAATGGGGGAAATCATTAACCGATTAGAAACTGACAAGATTGTCACTTCTGTTGTCGCACCAGATTATTATAAAGAAACATATAGAGAATTATTTGAAAGAACAGGCGGTATTTTTGCAGATATTTATGGGAATTTCTCAACAGAACTTGATAAGCTAATTGAGAATATTGGTGAAGAAACAAATGATAAAGTAACGATTCGATTGTCAACACATGAATTAGTCCGTCTGGATAAATACCCTGACCCAACTGATAAAATCACTGATACAGATGGTGACTTAAAACCAGATAGTGAGGAATTAACGGAAAAGATTTCGTGTGAATTACCTGACTTTACCATTGTGGAGTGTTGGAAATTCGAGTCCCACCCAGGGCTAGCTCACTCTGATAATGATGTGTACGATGATAATGAGGATTTACAGCCTACGGTTGCGTACCAACCAAGTATTTTCTTTTTACACGGCTGGACGTCAGACACTAAAAAAACATTTGGGGTCAGAAACAATATTATCAATAATAACCATGAAGATAGTGACCTAGAAAACAATCCTGATTATATCGGGCAATACACAAATATCAGCAATCAAAAAGTAAATGGCAAAGGTGATAAGAACCATTTATACAATGATGTATTGAAGAAATATGGTAGTTATGCAAAGACATTTGCGTTTAACTACCCAAATCTAGCAGATCCGAAAACGTCTGCTGTATTATTTGAAACTTATTTGGAAAATTTAATTGACGCTGGTGAATTGACTAGTCCAACAGCTGATACAAAACCATCAGTAACATTAATTGCCCATTCAATGGGTGGACTTGTTTCACGTCATTTTACCGAAAAGCTTGGTCAAAATACCGTCGATGTTGATGGAATCATTACATTAGGAACACCACACTGGGGCGCAACTGCACTTTCCAAGCATTGTATTAATTTCCCTGACGCTGGTATGTGTAGAATGTCTGGTAAAAGTAAAAAACAGCTGTCCTCTCCAGGAGCAAAAGCTCTAGATCCGGCACCAACGAAGAATTTTGGATTTACAAGAGTACCTTCTTGGACTGAAATCTTAAATGACGGATTTAGCAAAGGAAGCACGAAGTATTTTGCAGTAGGTGGAGTAAGCATTTGGGGTGACACATCTCTATTCGAAGCGATTGATGTGAGATATATTGAAACCGCAGCGGGTCCAGATTTTGAGGATTTAGCTTACAAGCGTGTTGATGAGCATGGAAGGTGGAAATATCTGCTACCATCGTATTATAATGATGATGTAGTCAGTCTGAATAGTGCGTTAGGATCTCAGAAAAACATCAAAGGTGCTGAATCAGAAACTGTTTTAAACTTTAATGACCGCTATGTGGTGATCGGCCCGAGTGATGACGCAAACCATGGTAATCTGGTGAATTTTAGCCATACAACAAATACGGTGAACTATTGGCTGAAGCATCATATCATTAATCAACACTTAAATGCTGAAACAATGAATAAGTTCAAGGTCTCAGAACCAAGTCACCTTCATCACACATATTAATAACATCATTTTTGAGAGAGTTAGACGACCATCTAGCTCTCTCTATATATAACGAGAGGAGAGATGCTGTTGAAGTATATGATTTATATCACTTTAACGATCATACTATTAATAGGGATGGGCTTTATCACCGCAGCAGGTAGTGCCTTAGGAAATGTAGACAATTCCTTGAAAATAGGGAATTTTATTAACATGTTAATCTTTGGCCCCATCGTTATCAATTTGATTTCATACCTAATTGTGTTTTTTTCCATCCCCAAAACCATAAAAAGCATCATCCTATTTATCATCATTCAATGCATTCTCTCAGGATTATACTTTGTGTTTGTACGGTATGGGATTTTATCTGGTTCATGAAGCACGGGCATGAAGCACGGGGAAGCACGGGGACGGTTCTCGTGCTTCTTTTCGGAAGCAGTGGGACGGTTCTGGTGCTTTTCTAGCGGAATGGAAGCATGAAAACGGTCCCTGTGCTACAGGGCAAGTTGAACTTCTTTGGAATGTAAATAGGCTCAGACCTCGATATCTACCCTTGTGGTAGTTTATCGGGGCCTATTTTTTTTGAAGCACGGGGACGGTTCTCGTGCTTCTTTGCTTGCGCAAAAGGAAGCAGGAGAACCGTCCCCATGCTCCGTGGGGGACCACTCACCCATGTCGTCCGAACCAATTATTTTAAAATAACAAAGAATATTTCGTGAAACGAATAAAACCACTCACAATTACCCATCATATTCTGTCATAAAGTTCAATCTATTAACCTATTTATCCGAATTGTCTAACTATTATATGATTAATACAAGAATCAATATAAATCACATAATAGGAGGAATTAGATGTTTAAAAAACTCACATCAGTAGCTTTATCTGCGACATTACTAGGGACACTAGCATTTACTAGTGCTTCATCACAGCAAACACCAACAA
Encoded here:
- a CDS encoding VWA domain-containing protein, which codes for MKRCLSHSLILVLTLFFIFGQQVNIFAEDSSEELVVEISTDKDTYEIGENIEYTIKVANQSELIAKDLVVTTTLPEGLEVTSTEAEKEKNQLSWNVEKISPKSDTSLTFQAIAKETGKPTPPDETDVKEPGDDPKKDQDDKPEEDPPQSEDKEDEVTTGGSKPTPTGSSPQTGDNTSITTFVVILIGAMSVLIASFIILYKKRNKNVVTFILIASLITPSFTGMARAEENENENEPTKSVVEATHTLMINEKEYEIVTTVEGVLEVDPETLDNSVTITSHVEEEIEVDTDSITLKGKSTGKDIQTLYYSVFDESDNVPERIPVAGLRDWEINIALTPGIHRIVVFGEDLEGNVIGDEMTVSYKNDEDADELPYSMEIELKTSPTNPDSDEDKLPDGYEYLILGTDPAKADTDENGVSDADEDADQDGLTNLEEMELGLDPLNPDSDHDGLSDGEEVNTHNTDPLKEDTDEDGLSDEDELILGFDPLKKDTDGNGIIDSEEVLEQPLNEETMSEVVKEDSPIIPSITIKGSGNLNDSVIVTDQEDHVVMNTIPGLVGDPIDIKSLTDFEEATISFSLKEGVPADRNLEDYVVAWFDDEQNKLVPLESSYTPETNTISAKTDHFSYYLLLDAVTLRKETDAGNVEDKIEKGKADVAFVIDSTGSMGGTINNVKSNINSFVDRLDANKVDVRLGLVDYKDIDADGPESTVNHGWFEDPTSFRNKLNRVYANGGGDDPESAVDALEEGRLMGFQENKAKFMILVTDIDYHEKTRFEGLDSMGEIINRLETDKIVTSVVAPDYYKETYRELFERTGGIFADIYGNFSTELDKLIENIGEETNDKVTIRLSTHELVRLDKYPDPTDKITDTDGDLKPDSEELTEKISCELPDFTIVECWKFESHPGLAHSDNDVYDDNEDLQPTVAYQPSIFFLHGWTSDTKKTFGVRNNIINNNHEDSDLENNPDYIGQYTNISNQKVNGKGDKNHLYNDVLKKYGSYAKTFAFNYPNLADPKTSAVLFETYLENLIDAGELTSPTADTKPSVTLIAHSMGGLVSRHFTEKLGQNTVDVDGIITLGTPHWGATALSKHCINFPDAGMCRMSGKSKKQLSSPGAKALDPAPTKNFGFTRVPSWTEILNDGFSKGSTKYFAVGGVSIWGDTSLFEAIDVRYIETAAGPDFEDLAYKRVDEHGRWKYLLPSYYNDDVVSLNSALGSQKNIKGAESETVLNFNDRYVVIGPSDDANHGNLVNFSHTTNTVNYWLKHHIINQHLNAETMNKFKVSEPSHLHHTY